The Microlunatus antarcticus genome window below encodes:
- a CDS encoding HNH endonuclease signature motif containing protein, with protein sequence MTARLSSLVDELAGLTSDALAGVDDDSTEADLVDQIAVLERLRGAVAAVQAAVIVRFGRARVERQLAADVHPRDIGRGVAEELGLACRVSPTVAARRLGSARAWWFDLPHTYAALAVGAVSEPTAEAVVMETRHLDAVTRRSVDARLHDAGVAGLGVREAAVLARRYAYEADREAYVARGRNERKHRRVGLRPAPDTMSVLSGYLPVEQGVACLAALRRHTDNLVATGDDRTRDQIMADTLVERLTGQARAADVAVEIQLILPADLADDPDSTRTATITGAGPLPGALAREIVDASLGAKTVRRLHTTSDGRMSGIDPRRRFTGALADLVRARDQTCRVPFCGAPVRHLDHVRRHADGGPTTLVNGRGLCARHNLVHEQPGWTAAVVHDGLGTEPHTVRTTTPTGHAYTARAPDPP encoded by the coding sequence ATGACTGCACGCCTGAGCTCGCTGGTGGACGAGCTGGCCGGGCTGACGTCCGACGCGCTCGCCGGGGTGGACGACGACTCGACCGAGGCCGACTTGGTCGACCAGATCGCGGTGCTGGAACGGCTGCGGGGTGCGGTCGCGGCCGTGCAGGCCGCCGTGATCGTCCGGTTCGGGCGGGCGCGGGTCGAGCGGCAGCTGGCCGCCGACGTGCACCCGCGCGACATCGGCCGCGGGGTGGCCGAGGAGCTGGGCCTGGCGTGCCGGGTGTCGCCGACGGTCGCGGCGCGGCGGTTGGGTTCGGCGCGGGCGTGGTGGTTCGACCTGCCGCACACCTACGCCGCCCTTGCGGTTGGCGCGGTGAGTGAGCCGACCGCGGAGGCGGTCGTGATGGAGACGCGGCATCTCGACGCCGTCACCCGACGTAGCGTGGACGCCCGTCTGCACGACGCCGGCGTCGCCGGGCTCGGCGTGAGGGAGGCCGCGGTGCTAGCGCGTCGCTACGCCTACGAGGCCGACCGGGAGGCCTACGTCGCCCGCGGCCGGAACGAGCGGAAGCACCGCCGCGTCGGCCTGCGGCCTGCGCCGGACACGATGAGCGTCCTGTCCGGGTACCTACCCGTGGAGCAGGGCGTCGCCTGCCTCGCCGCGCTACGGCGTCACACCGACAACCTCGTGGCGACCGGCGACGACCGGACGCGGGACCAGATCATGGCCGACACCCTCGTCGAACGCCTCACCGGACAAGCCCGAGCCGCCGACGTGGCCGTGGAGATCCAGCTGATCCTGCCCGCCGACCTCGCCGACGACCCCGACAGCACGAGGACCGCCACGATCACCGGCGCCGGCCCGCTCCCCGGAGCTCTGGCCCGCGAGATCGTCGACGCCAGCCTCGGCGCCAAGACGGTGCGTCGCCTGCACACCACCTCAGACGGGCGGATGTCCGGGATCGACCCGAGGCGCCGGTTCACCGGCGCGCTGGCCGACCTGGTCAGGGCCCGCGACCAGACGTGCCGGGTCCCCTTCTGCGGGGCGCCGGTCCGTCACCTCGACCACGTCCGGCGTCACGCCGACGGCGGCCCGACCACCCTGGTCAACGGCCGCGGGCTGTGCGCCCGCCACAACCTCGTCCACGAACAGCCCGGCTGGACCGCCGCCGTCGTCCACGACGGGCTCGGGACCGAGCCCCACACCGTCAGGACCACGACGCCGACCGGTCACGCCTACACGGCGCGGGCACCCGACCCGCCGTGA
- a CDS encoding aminoglycoside phosphotransferase family protein: protein MSAAERLLHDVAAEWELRVDGAVRELPRPSVPVRTAEGEPGLLEHAPDGSPYEHLALRAWDGHGAVRLLRADPRRHLLLTGRTKPDEDLRTLDAYDACTQVGGLYAVLHRAPIPQPPRLADLVEGWLADLALPAVAATVPRRFAEQVRSWAPGLVDPTEVTPVLLHGDLRPGTVRGVGRGWAAVAPRPASGDPAYEVAAVLRRWDGAEGSDDLRGDLLERFYAVVDAAGLDEDRARSWVVVRTLVELAGTFASGGVAADEVTWAMTVVKAVQR from the coding sequence GTGAGCGCGGCCGAGCGGCTGCTGCACGACGTCGCCGCGGAGTGGGAGCTGCGCGTGGACGGCGCCGTGCGGGAGCTGCCGCGTCCATCCGTGCCGGTGCGGACGGCCGAGGGCGAACCTGGGCTGCTGGAGCACGCGCCGGACGGGTCGCCGTACGAGCACCTGGCCCTGCGGGCGTGGGACGGGCACGGTGCCGTCCGGCTGCTGCGGGCCGACCCGCGGCGCCACCTGCTGCTGACCGGACGGACCAAGCCGGACGAGGACCTGCGGACCCTCGACGCGTACGACGCCTGCACCCAGGTCGGCGGGCTCTACGCCGTGCTCCACCGCGCGCCGATCCCGCAGCCGCCGCGGCTCGCCGACCTGGTGGAGGGCTGGCTCGCCGACCTCGCCCTGCCGGCGGTGGCGGCGACCGTGCCGCGACGGTTCGCGGAGCAGGTGCGTTCCTGGGCGCCGGGGCTCGTCGACCCGACCGAGGTCACCCCCGTGCTGCTGCACGGTGACCTGCGGCCCGGGACCGTCCGCGGCGTGGGTCGGGGCTGGGCGGCCGTCGCACCGCGACCGGCGTCGGGCGACCCCGCGTACGAGGTCGCCGCGGTCCTGCGGCGCTGGGACGGGGCCGAGGGCAGCGACGACCTGCGCGGCGACCTGCTCGAACGCTTCTACGCCGTCGTCGACGCCGCCGGGCTGGACGAGGACCGGGCCCGTTCCTGGGTGGTGGTACGGACCCTCGTCGAGCTGGCCGGAACCTTCGCGAGCGGCGGCGTGGCGGCCGACGAGGTGACGTGGGCGATGACGGTGGTCAAGGCCGTCCAGCGCTGA
- a CDS encoding GNAT family N-acetyltransferase: MPPPVTSERSTLPEGWSTRVPGDGDIGALTALLAANRRHGSSPVDVATLTALVVGPASWTRRQLVVLDASATLVGWVVVHDRANGRTEVTVLVAPDAPAQGAIAAGLFAWADREAAEVAALRRAPRTQLDSAADADDDRQRTWLAAAGYDCVRTWLKMDRPVDPAEAEPGALPEPRPGVRVRRVREHGNGLPTAEDLQTVHLVLEQSFADHFNSYREGFAEFVVRLQEDPWHRWDHWWIAEVELEGEWRPGGALISSVSPPDAAGAYGSYVDYIGVHRRARGRGVAKALLSTVVADAARRGRTRVSLEVDADSSTNADGLYLSLGWVVDHRTESWHRYVDAGTQG; encoded by the coding sequence GTGCCTCCGCCAGTGACGTCAGAACGGTCGACCCTGCCCGAGGGGTGGTCCACCCGGGTGCCCGGTGACGGCGACATCGGTGCCTTGACGGCACTGCTGGCCGCCAACCGGCGCCACGGCAGCAGCCCGGTCGACGTCGCCACCCTCACCGCCCTGGTCGTGGGCCCGGCGAGCTGGACGCGGCGCCAGCTCGTGGTCCTCGACGCGTCGGCGACGCTGGTCGGCTGGGTCGTCGTGCACGACCGGGCCAACGGGCGCACGGAGGTCACGGTCCTCGTCGCGCCCGACGCCCCCGCCCAGGGCGCGATCGCCGCCGGGCTCTTCGCCTGGGCCGACCGTGAGGCCGCCGAGGTCGCCGCGCTCCGTCGGGCGCCCCGTACGCAGCTCGACTCGGCCGCGGACGCCGACGACGACCGGCAGCGCACCTGGCTGGCGGCGGCGGGCTACGACTGCGTCCGGACGTGGCTGAAGATGGACCGGCCCGTCGACCCGGCCGAGGCCGAGCCGGGGGCGCTGCCCGAGCCGAGGCCCGGCGTGCGGGTGCGCCGCGTCCGCGAGCACGGCAACGGGCTGCCGACCGCCGAGGACTTGCAGACGGTGCACCTGGTGCTGGAGCAGTCGTTCGCCGACCACTTCAACTCCTACCGCGAGGGCTTCGCCGAGTTCGTCGTCCGGCTGCAGGAGGACCCCTGGCACCGCTGGGACCACTGGTGGATCGCCGAGGTCGAGCTGGAGGGGGAGTGGCGCCCGGGCGGCGCGCTGATCAGCTCGGTCTCGCCGCCCGACGCGGCCGGCGCGTACGGGAGCTACGTCGACTACATCGGCGTGCACCGACGCGCCCGCGGGCGGGGCGTCGCCAAGGCGCTGCTGAGCACGGTCGTCGCGGACGCCGCCCGGCGCGGGCGCACGCGGGTCTCGCTCGAGGTCGACGCCGACTCCTCGACCAACGCCGACGGCCTGTACCTCTCGCTGGGCTGGGTGGTCGACCACCGCACCGAGTCCTGGCACCGCTACGTGGACGCGGGCACCCAGGGGTGA
- a CDS encoding CPBP family intramembrane glutamic endopeptidase — protein sequence MSTLALPPAEDRVARRRVRPDPRRRPDLPVAYHQLLRGPGWRWWRPLVSLAVLVGLLIVLFVAVFGGFEGLDALLPDRWVGSVDDDMSALSMLELDLVLAALIPASAGAVAIAHRVRPRWVSSVVGRLRWRWLGRCALVVAPVWVVYLGLGFLLDPVTPGRPDHWVLLLVMALLVTPFQAAGEEFLFRGWLVQNLGSYFPRPVAGLVVTTVVSAALFGLAHGSPDPWVLLSIATLAVAACLANWRTGGLEAGIAMHAVNNVGVGVLTITYGGYADSFVDTTTTGSPWDFFPGLVVHAIAVALILWQARRVRIDRVTRAVGPGALEVGSWSYGDPIPVDPPDATWFAPLGR from the coding sequence ATGTCGACCCTCGCCCTGCCTCCCGCCGAGGACCGGGTCGCCCGCCGCCGGGTACGCCCCGACCCCCGACGGCGACCCGATCTCCCGGTCGCTTACCACCAGCTCCTGCGCGGGCCCGGGTGGCGGTGGTGGCGGCCGCTGGTCTCGCTCGCCGTGCTGGTCGGTCTGCTGATCGTGCTCTTCGTGGCGGTGTTCGGCGGGTTCGAGGGCCTCGACGCGCTGCTGCCGGACCGTTGGGTCGGCTCGGTGGACGACGACATGAGCGCCCTGTCGATGCTCGAGCTCGACCTGGTGCTGGCCGCGCTCATCCCGGCGTCGGCGGGTGCGGTGGCGATCGCCCACCGGGTCCGGCCGCGCTGGGTCTCCTCGGTCGTCGGCCGGCTGCGGTGGCGCTGGCTGGGCCGGTGCGCCCTCGTCGTCGCGCCCGTCTGGGTGGTCTACCTGGGCCTGGGGTTCCTGCTCGACCCGGTCACGCCGGGCCGGCCGGACCACTGGGTGCTGCTGCTGGTGATGGCCCTGCTCGTCACACCGTTCCAGGCGGCGGGCGAGGAGTTCCTCTTCCGGGGCTGGCTGGTCCAGAACCTCGGCTCGTACTTCCCCCGGCCCGTCGCGGGGCTCGTCGTGACCACCGTCGTGTCGGCCGCGCTCTTCGGGCTCGCGCACGGGAGCCCGGACCCGTGGGTCCTGCTGAGCATCGCCACGCTCGCCGTCGCCGCCTGCCTGGCGAACTGGCGCACCGGCGGGCTCGAGGCCGGCATCGCGATGCACGCCGTGAACAACGTCGGCGTGGGCGTCCTGACGATCACGTACGGCGGCTACGCGGACTCGTTCGTCGACACGACCACGACCGGGTCGCCGTGGGACTTCTTCCCCGGCCTGGTCGTGCACGCGATCGCCGTGGCCCTGATCCTGTGGCAGGCCCGGCGCGTGCGGATCGACCGCGTGACGCGGGCCGTGGGCCCGGGGGCGCTCGAGGTCGGCTCGTGGTCGTACGGCGACCCGATCCCGGTCGACCCGCCCGACGCCACCTGGTTCGCCCCGCTGGGGCGCTGA
- a CDS encoding amino acid permease: protein MSTSTARPGLRGELWRRKPVGESANPHGPKLERTIGTFQLTMFGVGATIGTGIFFVLGQAVPEAGPAVIISFILAGIAAGLAALCYAELASSVPVSGSTYSYAYATLGEVVAMGVAACLLLEYGVSTAAVAVGWSGYLNEAVTNITGVSLPPALLAAPFAEGDGATGIINLPAVILVGLCMMLLIRGASESARLNAIMVVIKLAVLLMFVVISFTAFNGANFTDFAPLGKAAIGTAAGTIFFSFIGLDAVSTAGDEVKDPQRTMPRALIAALIIVIVFYVLVALAALGTQPWTEFEGQQEAGLAKILEIVTGANIWGTILALGAVISIFSVTLVTLYGQTRILFAMGRDGMLPPVFAKVSPRSGTPVNNTIIVAIVVALLAAFVPLDYLIDVVSIGTLTAFVIVSLGVIILRRREPDLPRAFKVPGYPVTPILSILACAYILSSLHWITWVVFAGWVLVFLAFYMLYGRKHSVVGRLQRGEIAPDELPEPTKEH, encoded by the coding sequence ATGAGCACCTCGACCGCACGACCGGGGCTACGGGGTGAGCTCTGGCGCCGCAAGCCCGTGGGCGAGAGCGCGAACCCGCACGGACCCAAGCTCGAGCGCACGATCGGGACGTTCCAGCTGACGATGTTCGGCGTCGGCGCGACGATCGGCACCGGCATCTTCTTCGTGCTCGGCCAAGCCGTGCCCGAGGCTGGGCCGGCCGTGATCATCTCCTTCATCCTCGCGGGCATCGCGGCGGGGCTCGCGGCGCTCTGCTACGCCGAGCTCGCCTCGTCGGTCCCCGTCTCGGGCAGCACCTACTCATACGCGTACGCCACCCTCGGCGAGGTCGTCGCCATGGGCGTCGCGGCCTGCCTGCTGCTGGAGTACGGCGTCTCGACGGCGGCGGTCGCGGTCGGGTGGTCGGGCTACCTGAACGAGGCGGTCACCAACATCACCGGGGTCTCGCTGCCGCCGGCCCTGCTGGCGGCCCCCTTCGCGGAGGGCGACGGCGCGACCGGGATCATCAACCTGCCTGCCGTCATCCTCGTCGGGCTCTGCATGATGCTGCTGATCCGCGGTGCGAGCGAGTCGGCCCGCCTCAACGCGATCATGGTCGTGATCAAGCTCGCCGTGCTGCTGATGTTCGTGGTGATCTCCTTCACCGCGTTCAACGGCGCCAACTTCACCGACTTCGCCCCGCTGGGCAAGGCGGCCATCGGGACGGCGGCGGGGACGATCTTCTTCTCCTTCATCGGCCTCGACGCCGTGTCGACGGCCGGCGACGAGGTCAAGGACCCGCAGCGCACGATGCCGCGGGCCCTGATCGCGGCGCTGATCATCGTCATCGTCTTCTACGTCCTCGTGGCACTGGCCGCGCTCGGGACGCAGCCGTGGACGGAGTTCGAGGGCCAGCAGGAGGCCGGGCTGGCCAAGATCCTGGAGATCGTCACCGGCGCGAACATCTGGGGCACGATCCTGGCCCTCGGGGCCGTGATCTCGATCTTCTCCGTCACGCTCGTGACCCTCTACGGCCAGACCCGCATCCTCTTCGCGATGGGGCGCGACGGCATGCTGCCGCCGGTCTTCGCCAAGGTCAGCCCGCGCAGCGGGACGCCGGTCAACAACACGATCATCGTGGCGATCGTCGTCGCTCTGCTCGCCGCTTTCGTGCCGCTGGACTACCTGATCGACGTCGTCTCGATCGGCACCCTGACCGCGTTCGTGATCGTCTCGCTCGGCGTGATCATCCTGCGCCGCCGCGAGCCCGACCTGCCCCGCGCGTTCAAGGTGCCGGGCTACCCCGTCACCCCCATCTTGTCGATCCTCGCCTGCGCCTACATCCTGTCGAGCCTGCACTGGATCACCTGGGTGGTCTTCGCCGGCTGGGTGCTCGTGTTCCTCGCCTTCTACATGCTCTACGGGCGCAAGCACTCGGTCGTCGGCCGGCTGCAGCGCGGGGAGATCGCGCCCGACGAGCTGCCCGAGCCCACGAAGGAGCACTGA
- a CDS encoding universal stress protein yields MSVVVGYTPGKGGRGSLDLGLQLAHALDEPMAVVTVVPRQWSTPSMARVDAEYGEYARQVGAEAERQARAYLVDTETTVKVDLTYRAVTGRSVASALIDAVGQLDGTVLVLGSSTDGQVGRVVVGSTADKLLHASPVPLAISPREFRSVAAEGVTKVTCAFSDSASSVAVVGRVHTLAERFGVPLRVASFGVRGATMYPPLGGITAEDSVLDSWTSEAEKAQRRLVADGVIPESVERVIGTGATWSDTMASIPWQSGEVLAIGSSSIGPLARVFLGSRATKLIRHAPVPVIVLPHQG; encoded by the coding sequence ATGTCGGTCGTCGTCGGATACACCCCCGGCAAGGGCGGTCGAGGTTCGCTCGACCTCGGCCTGCAGCTCGCCCACGCGCTCGACGAGCCCATGGCCGTCGTCACCGTGGTGCCGCGGCAGTGGAGCACCCCCTCGATGGCCCGGGTCGACGCCGAGTACGGCGAGTACGCCCGTCAGGTCGGCGCGGAGGCCGAACGTCAGGCCCGCGCGTACCTCGTGGACACCGAGACCACCGTCAAGGTCGACCTGACCTATCGCGCGGTCACCGGACGTTCCGTGGCGAGCGCGCTCATCGACGCCGTCGGCCAGCTCGACGGGACGGTCCTCGTGCTGGGCTCCTCGACGGACGGGCAGGTCGGGCGCGTCGTGGTCGGGTCGACCGCCGACAAGCTGCTGCACGCCTCCCCGGTGCCGCTGGCGATCAGCCCGCGCGAGTTCCGCTCGGTCGCGGCCGAGGGGGTCACGAAGGTGACCTGCGCCTTCTCCGACTCGGCGTCGTCGGTGGCCGTGGTCGGGCGGGTCCACACGCTGGCCGAGCGGTTCGGCGTGCCGCTGCGGGTCGCGAGCTTCGGCGTACGCGGCGCCACGATGTACCCGCCGCTCGGCGGCATCACCGCCGAGGACTCGGTCCTCGACTCGTGGACCAGCGAGGCCGAGAAGGCCCAGCGCCGCCTGGTCGCCGACGGCGTCATCCCCGAGTCCGTCGAACGCGTCATCGGCACCGGCGCGACCTGGAGCGACACGATGGCGTCGATCCCGTGGCAGTCGGGCGAGGTGCTCGCGATCGGTTCCTCGTCCATCGGACCGCTCGCGCGCGTGTTCCTGGGGTCGCGTGCGACCAAGCTCATCCGCCACGCCCCGGTCCCGGTGATCGTGCTGCCGCACCAGGGCTGA
- the ddaH gene encoding dimethylargininase codes for MPTVPLIVVRPPSPRLAEGELTHLDRVPVDPALARTQWEGYVAAFAARGWDVVELEPAPEHPDGVFVEDALVVVDRLAILTSPGAASRRGELVTARAGVDRLVASGFALEVVAIEPPGTLDGGDVLKVGDVIYVGRGDRTNDEGVRQLAALVEPYGRRVVPVPVAKVLHLKSGVTALPDGTVVGYAPLVDDPAAYPTFLGVPEEHGTAVVDLGDGAVLMSADAPRTAELYAARGLEVVTVPITEFERLEGCVTCLSVRIRR; via the coding sequence GTGCCCACCGTGCCCCTGATCGTCGTCCGCCCGCCGTCCCCGCGGCTCGCCGAGGGGGAGCTCACCCACCTCGACCGCGTCCCCGTGGACCCCGCGCTGGCCCGGACGCAGTGGGAGGGCTACGTCGCGGCCTTCGCCGCCCGCGGCTGGGACGTCGTCGAGCTCGAGCCCGCCCCGGAGCACCCGGACGGCGTGTTCGTGGAGGACGCCCTGGTGGTCGTCGACCGGTTGGCGATCCTCACCTCGCCGGGTGCGGCCTCGCGGCGCGGTGAGCTGGTGACCGCCCGCGCCGGCGTCGACCGGCTCGTGGCCTCCGGCTTCGCCCTCGAGGTCGTGGCGATCGAGCCGCCCGGCACCCTGGACGGCGGCGACGTGCTGAAGGTCGGCGACGTGATCTACGTCGGGCGCGGCGACCGGACCAACGACGAGGGCGTCCGCCAGCTCGCCGCGCTCGTCGAGCCGTACGGGCGCCGGGTCGTCCCCGTGCCCGTGGCGAAGGTGCTGCACCTCAAGTCGGGCGTGACCGCGCTGCCCGACGGGACCGTCGTCGGCTACGCGCCGCTGGTCGACGACCCGGCCGCGTACCCCACGTTCCTGGGGGTGCCCGAGGAGCACGGCACCGCGGTGGTCGACCTCGGCGACGGCGCGGTGCTCATGTCCGCCGACGCCCCGCGCACCGCCGAGCTGTACGCCGCCCGCGGCCTCGAGGTCGTGACCGTCCCGATCACCGAGTTCGAGCGCCTCGAGGGCTGCGTCACCTGCCTGTCGGTACGGATTCGCCGCTGA
- the menC gene encoding o-succinylbenzoate synthase produces MTLTLDSIVLHLVRLPLVSPFTTSFGTETERLALLLEARTTVSVGDQRREVTGWGECVAQEEPTYSAEYVAGAQAVLVDHLLPRVFAAQRERPLSAETVAEVLAPVVGHPMAKAALEMALLDAQLRAAGTSFADYLGVTVDRVPSGVSVGIQDDVPTLLRVVEGYLDEGYRRIKLKIKPGRDVEPTRAVRERFGDIPLQVDANAAYTLADAAVLRRLDAFDLLLIEQPLAEDDLRQHALLARQLVTPICLDESVVSAPRAADALALGAASIINIKPGRVGGYLEARRIHDLCRASGAAVWCGGMLETGLGRAANAALAGLPGFTLTGDISGSDRFYAVDVTPPVVMVDGYVAVRREPGVGDHPEPARLEEFGVGRQVVEAP; encoded by the coding sequence ATGACCCTGACCCTCGACTCGATCGTGCTGCACCTCGTCCGGCTACCCCTGGTGTCGCCGTTCACCACGTCCTTCGGGACGGAGACCGAACGCCTCGCCCTGCTGCTCGAGGCGCGGACAACCGTGTCCGTCGGCGACCAGAGGCGCGAGGTCACCGGCTGGGGCGAGTGCGTCGCGCAGGAGGAACCCACCTACTCGGCCGAGTACGTCGCCGGCGCCCAGGCCGTCCTCGTCGACCACCTGCTGCCGCGCGTGTTCGCCGCGCAGCGCGAGCGCCCGCTCAGCGCCGAGACGGTCGCCGAGGTGCTGGCCCCCGTGGTCGGGCACCCGATGGCCAAGGCCGCCCTGGAGATGGCGCTGCTCGACGCGCAGCTGCGCGCCGCCGGCACCTCGTTCGCCGACTACCTCGGCGTCACGGTCGACCGGGTCCCGTCGGGCGTCTCCGTCGGGATCCAGGACGACGTGCCCACGCTGCTGCGGGTGGTGGAGGGCTACCTCGACGAGGGCTACCGCCGCATCAAGCTCAAGATCAAGCCGGGCCGCGACGTCGAGCCGACCCGGGCCGTGCGGGAGCGGTTCGGCGACATCCCGCTCCAGGTCGACGCGAACGCCGCCTACACGTTGGCCGACGCCGCGGTGCTGCGCAGGCTGGACGCCTTCGACCTGCTGCTGATCGAGCAGCCGCTGGCCGAGGACGACCTCCGCCAGCACGCCCTGCTCGCCCGCCAGCTCGTGACCCCGATCTGCCTCGACGAGTCGGTCGTCTCCGCGCCGCGGGCGGCCGACGCCCTGGCCCTGGGCGCGGCGAGCATCATCAACATCAAGCCGGGCCGGGTCGGCGGCTACCTCGAGGCGCGGCGGATCCACGACCTCTGCCGGGCCTCCGGCGCGGCCGTCTGGTGCGGCGGCATGCTCGAGACCGGGCTCGGCCGGGCCGCCAACGCCGCGCTGGCCGGGCTGCCCGGCTTCACCCTCACCGGCGACATCTCCGGCTCCGACCGCTTCTACGCCGTCGACGTCACCCCGCCGGTGGTCATGGTCGACGGCTACGTCGCCGTCCGCCGCGAGCCCGGCGTCGGCGACCACCCCGAGCCCGCCCGGCTGGAGGAGTTCGGCGTCGGCCGGCAGGTCGTCGAGGCGCCGTGA
- a CDS encoding DNA polymerase domain-containing protein has translation MTAVRVGGRTLGLSNLDKALYPDGWTKGEVIDYYARIADTMLPHVRDRALTRLRFPGGVPRASTAPHTGGTTPLAAGSFYEKNAPVSTPAWVRRQPVRTSEGVIDYVVAEETATLVWLANLAALELHVPQWTIASGVVGPDGVLDLPGEEPRDGEPLADRVVVDLDPGAGMDVLDSAHAALLVAQVLAGDGLVPVPQTSGSKGVQVYAAVAPCRARDAWAYVKGLNAAMAKARPDFFVASMSVEQRRGRIYVDHNQDLPARNTIAPYSLRGRERPSVATPVSWEELAAATRPEDLHFSPAAVLDRVAQHGDLAADLLLDDRPPLPDAS, from the coding sequence GTGACCGCGGTCCGGGTCGGCGGGCGCACGCTCGGCCTGTCCAACCTGGACAAGGCCCTCTACCCCGACGGCTGGACCAAGGGCGAGGTCATCGACTACTACGCCCGGATCGCCGACACGATGCTGCCGCACGTCCGCGACCGGGCCCTGACGCGGCTGCGCTTCCCGGGGGGCGTACCGCGGGCGTCGACCGCGCCCCACACCGGCGGCACGACCCCGCTCGCCGCCGGCTCGTTCTACGAGAAGAACGCGCCGGTCAGCACGCCAGCGTGGGTCCGCCGCCAGCCCGTCCGGACCAGCGAGGGCGTCATCGACTACGTCGTCGCCGAGGAGACCGCGACGCTGGTGTGGCTGGCCAACCTCGCCGCCCTCGAGCTGCACGTCCCGCAGTGGACGATCGCGAGCGGCGTCGTGGGCCCCGACGGGGTGCTCGACCTGCCCGGCGAGGAGCCGCGAGACGGCGAGCCGCTGGCCGACCGGGTCGTCGTCGACCTCGATCCGGGCGCGGGAATGGACGTGCTCGATTCCGCCCACGCGGCCCTGCTCGTGGCCCAGGTGCTGGCCGGCGACGGGCTGGTGCCCGTGCCGCAGACGTCCGGGAGCAAGGGCGTCCAGGTGTACGCGGCCGTCGCCCCGTGCCGGGCGCGCGACGCCTGGGCGTACGTGAAGGGGCTCAACGCGGCGATGGCGAAGGCCCGGCCCGACTTCTTCGTCGCCTCGATGTCGGTCGAGCAGCGGCGCGGGCGGATCTACGTCGACCACAACCAGGACCTGCCGGCCCGCAACACCATCGCGCCGTACTCGTTGCGCGGCCGGGAACGGCCCTCGGTCGCCACCCCGGTCAGCTGGGAGGAGCTGGCCGCGGCCACGCGCCCGGAGGACCTGCACTTCTCCCCCGCCGCGGTGCTCGACCGCGTGGCCCAGCACGGGGACCTCGCGGCGGACCTGCTGCTCGACGACCGGCCGCCGCTCCCCGACGCGTCCTGA
- a CDS encoding DUF2470 domain-containing protein produces the protein MDDRIARDEAAVLARTVLSTSHEATCARLDGAEHGCAGTVGLLAAGGEPFLVPSDPEDFFATGTALSVRIAIPEVGVLHATGTTAPVRLAADDPGVVRTIQDHRGCLLGPVDPALLRVVPLRLSGLAIAVPGAGTAQTLTPGELAAASPDWLLARGRRLTEHLEQNHADDLARLAAAHGVPSATAVTLGRLTTRAARLVCLGAEGVTTVDMVFDPPVRNPAELWRRLATAQAAS, from the coding sequence ATGGACGATCGCATCGCCCGCGACGAGGCCGCGGTTCTCGCCCGGACCGTCCTGTCCACCTCCCACGAGGCGACGTGCGCGCGGCTCGACGGGGCCGAGCACGGGTGCGCCGGCACGGTCGGGCTGCTCGCGGCCGGCGGGGAGCCCTTCCTGGTCCCGTCCGACCCGGAGGACTTCTTCGCGACCGGGACCGCGCTCAGCGTCCGGATCGCCATCCCCGAGGTCGGCGTCCTCCACGCCACCGGGACCACGGCACCGGTCCGGCTGGCGGCCGACGACCCGGGTGTCGTCCGGACGATCCAGGACCACCGTGGCTGCCTGCTGGGTCCCGTGGACCCGGCCCTGCTGCGGGTCGTGCCGCTCCGGCTCTCCGGCCTGGCGATCGCGGTCCCCGGCGCGGGCACGGCGCAGACGCTGACCCCGGGCGAGCTCGCGGCCGCGTCGCCGGACTGGCTGCTCGCCCGGGGCCGCCGGCTCACCGAGCACCTGGAGCAGAACCACGCCGACGACCTGGCCCGGCTGGCCGCGGCCCACGGGGTCCCGTCGGCGACCGCGGTGACGCTGGGCCGGCTGACCACCCGGGCCGCCCGGCTCGTGTGCCTCGGCGCCGAGGGCGTCACGACGGTCGACATGGTCTTCGACCCGCCCGTGCGCAACCCGGCCGAGCTCTGGCGCCGGCTCGCGACCGCGCAGGCCGCGTCCTGA